From a single Papaver somniferum cultivar HN1 unplaced genomic scaffold, ASM357369v1 unplaced-scaffold_19, whole genome shotgun sequence genomic region:
- the LOC113338611 gene encoding F-box protein At3g07870-like, whose translation MQQQDDGGDCLYNSNLNNGNLCFVFSGYSFLYTLEIDEKSCKKVRKINVPLPSTMCAVIGSCNGLVCLAKRNHFGIYFPAYICNPITKERINLPLFITNKKEKDVRRVLSGFGCVPSTNEYKVVRIVYYNNNEDLLGHVQVYTLGDGSGWRDKEETHYQLSNEARNNVLANGALHWLDSQGNIVAFSLAKEEFQLLSPPPFLPASTESQIFKLCVLGGCLCVFHQLRGYVSNATLWMLKKKTSGDCGVKEQEDYDSLSWNKEFTLPFESLSWSKTFTLPFAITKSGEILISLFEIGKSIICYDTNTSTTKERWEVDQILFRFEAAPHMHSFVSLKECIRKKTDRDRNSSRVIIES comes from the coding sequence ATGCAGCAGCAAGATGATGGAGGTGATTGTCTTTACAACTCTAATCTTAATAATGGCAATTTGTGTTTTGTATTCTCGGGTTATTCTTTCTTGTATACTTTAGAGATTGATGAGAAATCTTGCAAGAAAGTGAGAAAGATAAACGTGCCTCTCCCTAGTACTATGTGCGCAGTGATCGGATCATGCAACGGGTTGGTTTGTTTGGCCAAGAGAAACCACTTTGGCATTTATTTTCCTGCCTATATCTGTAATCCCATCACGAAAGAACGTATAAATCTTCCATTATTCATCACCAACAAGAAGGAAAAGGATGTTCGTAGAGTACTATCCGGGTTTGGTTGTGTTCCTTCAACTAACGAGTACAAAGTTGTTCGAATTGTATACTACAACAACAACGAAGATTTGTTGGGGCATGTACAGGTATACACTCTTGGTGACGGCAGTGGATGGAGAGATAAAGAAGAAACCCATTACCAGTTAAGTAATGAAGCAAGGAACAATGTTCTTGCAAATGGCGCTCTTCACTGGCTAGATTCCCAAGGGAATATAGTGGCCTTCAGTTTGGCAAAGGAGGAGTTCCAGTTACTCTCACCACCACCTTTTTTACCTGCTTCCACCGAGTCTCAGATTTTCAAACTTTGTGTGCTTGGAGGGTGTTTGTGTGTCTTTCATCAGCTACGAGGATATGTAAGTAACGCAACTTTATGGATGTTAAAGAAGAAAACTAGTGGTGATTGCGGCGTAAAAGAGCAGGAAGACTACGACTCGTTGAGTTGGAATAAAGAGTTCACCCTTCCATTCGAATCCCTGAGTTGGAGTAAAACGTTTACCCTTCCATTCGCCATTACAAAGAGCGGTGAAATTTTAATTTCCCTCTTTGAGATTGGGAAGTCTATTATTTGTTATGACACAAACACTTCAACTACAAAGGAGAGATGGGAAGTTGACCAGATCTTGTTCCGTTTTGAAGCAGCACCACACATGCATAGCTTTGTTTCATTGAAAGAATGCATTAGGAAAAAAACCGATCGAGATCGCAACTCTTCAAGAGTCATAATAGAATCCTAA
- the LOC113338610 gene encoding F-box protein At3g07870-like — MVNILSRLPAESALACRQVCRAWRNLFTFDDKYFRDMHLRQILVQQQQTCNTLSFIFLDVFNSVYYVDFDEKSLKKLTRINFPLPTETKILIGSCNGLVCFGIPAKAIIPLCVDPVYICNLVTKESLELPKFLTDEDIKVFKILSGFGYVPSSNEYKVVRIIEYHDGDELLLNCKLQVYTLGAGSGWREKGKSGYRLIMELRNVFVNGALHWLDWTGKIVPFGLVEEEFHLLPTPPCLPGSSTFVLQGKFQLQVLGESLCLFHQRGNRDADIWVLNKSTSYPKNEQLYESWSWYRRYTIPLNFTFEYKWLGGCDNYGFPFTLTKRGEVLIAAYSNENAVVATSYDPTTETF, encoded by the coding sequence ATGGTAAACATACTTTCTCGACTACCAGCGGAGTCGGCATTAGCTTGCAGACAGGTTTGTAGAGCATGGAGAAATCTATTTACGTTTGATGATAAATACTTCAGGGATATGCATCTGCGGCAAATACTAGTGCAGCAACAACAGACATGTAACACATTGAGTTTTATTTTCCTAGATGTGTTTAATTCTGTTTACTACGTAGATTTTGATGAGAAATCTCTCAAGAAACTGACAAGGATAAATTTTCCCCTTCCGACTGAAACTAAGATATTGATTGGTTCATGCAACGGTTTGGTTTGCTTCGGCATACCAGCAAAAGCCATAATTCCGTTATGTGTTGATCCTGTCTATATTTGCAATCTAGTTACAAAAGAAAGTTTGGAACTTCCAAAGTTTCTCACTGATGAAGATATTAAGGTTTTCAAAATATTATCCGGATTTGGTTATGTTCCTTCAAGCAACGAGTACAAAGTTGTTAGAATCATAGAGTACCACGATGGTGATGAGTTGTTGCTGAATTGTAAGCTACAAGTATATACTCTTGGTGCTGGCAGTGGCTGgagagagaaaggaaaatccGGTTACCGGCTTATAATGGAGTTAAGGAATGTGTTTGTCAATGGAGCTCTTCACTGGCTGGATTGGACAGGGAAAATTGTGCCTTTCGGTTTGGTAGAGGAGGAGTTCCACTTACTCCCAACACCACCGTGCTTACCTGGTTCATCAACTTTCGTATTGCAAGGGAAGTTTCAACTTCAAGTGTTGGGAGAGTCGCTCTGTCTTTTTCATCAAAGAGGAAATAGAGATGCAGATATATGGGTATTAAATAAAAGTACTAGTTACCCTAAGAATGAACAACTTTACGAGTCTTGGAGTTGGTATAGACGGTACACCATTCCACTTAACTTCACTTTTGAGTATAAATGGCTTGGAGGGTGTGATAACTACGGTTTTCCGTTCACCCTTACTAAAAGGGGTGAAGTTTTGATTGCCGCTTATAGTAATGAAAATGCTGTTGTTGCCACTTCTTATGATCCAACAACTGAAACCTTCTAA